GGATGTGCTGCTTTCTTCATCTTTATCATATGCCTGCATCTTTTTCTCTTCATTGGAAAGGTGGTCCACAAGCTTTACAGGTTCACTAGCCTTTGAATGAGTGCCTTTGGCAACATTCTGTAACTGCTCTTGTCTAGTCTTACTTCCTGATGCTCTGGAAGGACTTTTGCCAGAGTTCTCTAACTGCTCCTGTCTGGTTCTACTTCCTGTTGCTCTGGAAGGACTCTTGCCTGAATTCTGCAACTGTTCCTGTCTGGTCTTACCCCCTGATGCTCTGGAAGGACTCTTGCCAGAACTCTGCaactgttcctgtcttgtcttaCTTCCTGATGCACTTGAAGGACTCTTGCCAGAACTCTGCaactgttcctgtcttgtcttaCTTCCTGATGCTCTGGAAGGACTCTTGCCAGAATTCTGCAACTGCTCTTGTCTGGTCTTTCCCCCTGATGCTCTGGAGGAACCTATCCTTGACATAGTTTTAGCTAACAATTGAGTTGGTTTATGCTGTGTTCTGCTTGTCACTTTTGCTAAAAGTGTGCTGTTCCTGCTTTCTCCTTCTGATGTAGAGCAGGAAGACGCCTTTTTAACCTCCAAAACTGGAATTCTACATTTATGCCTTGTGTTTGGAAATGGATCTAATCTTGTACTGGCTTTGATTCCTGTGGCTTGGACTGAGGTCAAACCAGCACTTCTACAGTCCTGTGTTGAATGGTGTGCTCTCACTGGTAACCTCGACTTTAGTGGCTGTTTTTTCACATTCTTGTATTGTAAAACTGCTGTATTGTCTGCCTTGCTTCTTGCACATGCTTCTCTAATATTATCACAGTCTGTCTTAAATGAATTATTAGGATGCTCAGAAGAATTGTGCATAGGCTTTGAGTGATGATGCTGTTCTACTGTACAGCACTGCATGTAATCAGTTCCACAACCTGGGGCTTCTAGGTCATTACTGTTATTGCAGTTCTCAGTCTGAAGGCATTGTCTCTGCTCTGACTTTGATAAGTCTGTCCTCTGCATGCAAAGGCCTCCTGTACTAGTTCCTGGTCTCATTTCCTGTGAATCCCCTGATGTTTTAAGCTCAGAACAATCCCAGTCCACACACACCAACTCCCTTTTCTCACCAGATGTAGCTTTAACTCCTATCTTAAAAGAGGAACACAAATTAGAACTGACTTCTGAATATGGGGGTGGTTCCATAATGTTGTCGTGAGATGGAGTGTCCGAGCGGTCAGTGCAAATCTGAATTACATTGTATGAAATTACTGTGTTGTCATCCATCCTAACCTGTGCCCGATCTACTGTCTGTGGTTGTGAGGTGACTGCCCCTGCTTTTCTGCCCCCTTCCCTTTTATCCCCTGATCTCGTTCCATAAATATGCTCACCAATCTGAAAAAACTGCAGCCTTTCTTCAACAAAATCCCGCTTGCTCATGTCAATCGCACCACTGCGGGTCATCTCAAACATCTTCCCTTCGTGGAAGGGGAAAGGGTTAGGCTCGCTAGTCGGTGTGCTTTCATCTGTCGGAGTTCTTGCAGGAGTCGTGTCAGGGGTAGTCGTTTGAGACTTGTCGTCAACAGCTAACCCAAAAGGCTTTGGCTCATCATCTTTAATTCTAGCATCAACGACTTCATCGTCTCCTCCTTTACTCGACCAAGGATCAAAGTCCAAGCCTTTTGTAGCTACAGTTTTAAAAGGGGTGTTAAATTCTTCATCTAGTTTGTAGCTAAAATACGTGTCTGGCAATCCCTCTTGCCTGGACTGCTTCTTGTCACTTTCATTGCCGTTTCCATTGTCTGATTTTTTAACAGAAGAATCactctttgtttttgctttttggcaCTCTTCCATTGGCGCTTCCTCCTCGATAACCTCAAGTTTACTTTGGCTGAAAGAACGGTCACTAGGCCTAAGCATACTTTCTGATGCCCAAATGTCCTTTCTGTTTTCAGTTGGAAATCCAAATGGTTTTACATCACTTAGATCATTAAGTCCGTCGTCTTCGTCCTGGAAATCATATCCATCCAGAGAATCGATCTCTGTGGCATCTGTATCATGAGAGAACTCGGCAGTTGTTGCTATTGAGCAGTCCGTAATAGACTGATCATTGCCATTTTGCTCATAGTCATAATCCTCGGCTTTGCCATTGCCATTTGTCCCATTTGGCTCTTTATGATTACCATTCTTGTCATTCTTTTTGGGTTTGGTTTCGTTCTCTTCTTGCTTCTGTTCATCAAGCTTAAAGGTATATTTCTTAACAGGAATGGGCTGAAAGATTGATTCATCATCACTCGAATCACTGTCATTAGCCCCAGGGGGCACAGGGGAAGGAGGCTGAACTCTGATTATGGGCTCAGCAAGCAAATGCTTATCATGTTCCTCTTGGAGGTTCACCTCCATCATATCAGTCTCGGCCTCTGAGGAAGGGGAAGATCCTTTTTTCTCGGGTTGTGATGAATCAGAATCtaagggagggggagggggaaacTCTATGTATGCAACTCGTTTGTCTTTACCTGCCTGTCCAGTATCCTGACTCCCATTGGGTGGCTCAGGAACTATGATCTTTTCTGGTTGAAGTTCCTTAAATGAACTTGCTTTGCCTTGCTCTGAGTCCTCTGATTCTTCTGAGACCTCAGCAATGGGGCTTGCAATGCCTGGTATAAATGGCATGAAAGAGTCAGGGGTTCGAGAAGTGAGGTCGTAACTGACTTCCTCACTGCTGGGGGTTTCTGGTGTCATTGGACTTTTACCAGAACTATCAAGAAACGATATCTGCTCGAGTGTGTCATCGTCTGGGCTACCTTGAGGTGATGTTGGCTGTCTCTGTTTGACTGCATAAATTGTTCGGCTTTCTGAAGTGACAATTTTTTTGACTGATCCATTTTGCCCACCTGGGGAATCTTTCTCACCTTGTTTTCCTACCTGCACACTAACGTAAACTGGCAATGTTTTCAGTCCTTTAAAACTCTCTCTTGTTGTGACTGTAGATACCTTCTCCACTGGACTGAGGCTACTGGAGCTCAAATCCTTTGAAGTACTACCCTCTAAAGAATCCTGAGACTTTCGTGCAGCAACGTCTCCCTTGGAGAGCTCTGAGCGACCTTGAACTCTTGTTTTAGATAGGGTAGGAATATGTGATGTACTTTTTTCAGATTGCTTTGCTATTGTGTCTTGTTTTGATTTCTTAGCTTGATCAGTCTCCGAAGGACCAGTAGGTGATCTCACAGGAATGTGCGACTCTAtcttttttttaagacttttcgTCTGTGAGTCATCACTGTCTGCATGGTCCTTTCTGATGGCTAAACCTGATTTGACCTCCTTGACAGGCGACTTCAGATGCTGCCCTTTATTGTCAGCACTACTTGCACTCTGCACAACAGGGCTACTGAGATCTTTTAATGATCCTCGGATTTGTTTCTCTTTGGCTTCAGCAAGCTTTTCAGTTGTGTCAGATTCGAAACTTTTGGCAACCTGTTCATATTGTGCCCTTTTTTTAGATGTGCTACTGGAAATGGTGCCTGAACCTTCCAACACTTTGTCATTTAGTTCTTTTGAGGATGCAGATCCACATTTACTACCATATAAACCTTGTCCGATGGTTAACTTACTTTTCTCACTCTCAGCAACCTTTTTCAGGGTTTTTTCTTCTTCACTCGAATCAGTTTTAGATGTCTTGGATCCAGTAAAGAGCTGATACACAGGTAATTTACTTTCCTGAAACTTTTTAACAGGTTGTTTAGATTGTTCTGTTGGACTACTTTTACTTTGCTTTTGAGCCTCTGCTTCAAACTTCAACCGAACAGAACTGACTTTGGAAGGCTTTACTGGAACTGGGGGAGATGTTTCACCCTGCTTTTCCTGCTTTGATTGGTCTTCATTTAACCGTGTCTGTACAGACCTCTCTGGGCTGCTTGGCAAACTAGCACTTTTCCTTTCATTCATGCTGCCAAACATTTTGTGCCTTCCCTTACTCCACTCCTCGGAGCTTAATTCACTCTTTTGCTTTGTTTTCTCAGGACTGCTGCACACTGAGCTTGGACCTGACCGTGTCTCTCTCGATTCTCTCATGGGTGGCTTTTTCTCAGGAGACTGAAGCTCATCATTAAGCTTTTCTGTTTTGTCTCTGAAAAACTGTGAAACTTCGCTCAGTTTTTCCTCAGCCTCTTTAACTGTGCGATCAACACGATCTTCGTATATGAGTTTCTCTCTATTCCTGTCCTGCCTGTCTTGGGTGAAACGCATCCAGACAGCATGTTTGGGGCTACCAGGCTCTGTAGTATAGTGCAAGACTGTCAGTTTATCATACTGGTCATCTTTCTGAGTAAATTTACCAGATTTTTCTGATGAGTCTCGTGCTGACCTGTAAGTCTGTTCTTTCCTGGCCCCAGGACTTTTTTCCCCATAATAGCCTTCTGCTCCTTGCATTTCAGGGGTCACTTCGTGTCCCTGGTGTGCCACTGGGTCCTCAGTATCAGAATGTGATACGTCTAATTTTTCAGAAAGGAGCATTTTTTCAGCAAATCTGTAAGACTCTCCCCTTAACTCAGATAATTCATCATCATGGTACTCAATGGAGTGCTGGGTcaggagtttaaaagctttatatgAGTCATCAGCAATAAGCTGAGCTGAACTGGGTCGACTGTCCTCCTCTTGAGACAAAGGTGTATTGACTCTAGAAGTTTCCAAGAAAGAGGGCAGTGTTTCCTCAGCAAGCTCTTCCTCTTCCTGCAGAGCCTCGTAATCACCCTCTACCCTATCAGAAAGTTCTTTAAGGCCGCGGCTGCCTTTGCATACGTAGTCGGGGTGTTTCTTTGTCTCTCTGATAATTACTTCTGTCGGATCTGTTGTGTTGCCCTTTTCAATGTGAACCTCGATTATTCTTTCAACTTTGGGTTTAGTGTCCTTTTCAAGGAACCGTGGGGTTAATTCATCCCCTTTGATAGAATCCTGACCAGCCTTGTGTTCAAACAAGCCAGCCAGTTCTTTGGAGGGGTCTCTGCCTGACTGGAAGGCTTTCATTATGTCTCGAACTGACATTGTTTCTTCAATCCTGTCAGAGCCTGCATCTTTAAGCTGGGGTTTGTGGTACACCATTCTAGTTGTAGTTGTTATATGAGTTTCCTCTTTCAGACGCATGCTTTTGCTCACTAGAGAGTCTTCATCGGAACTGACTTTAATCTGGAATGTTTTAACTTTATCTTTGATAGAGCCAGCAATCGTCTCTGGTTCAATGCAAGCCGGTGAGTTCAAggccgctgctgctgcttcttccaTTAAGGGCTCACAGGCCTCCTCAGGGTGTTCATAACTCCTAATGACACGAACAACCTCTGTTCTGGTTTCTGTTATAACTGGGGGAATGGGAACGTCTGTAAAGAGGGGTTTGGGCCCTGTGCTCTCTGCACTTTGCGGAGCTGAGGGTGTCTTTTCGCTTCTGGTTTCAAAACCACTGTCTGAGAGTGGGCTTTTATCCTGTTCATGGGAAAAATCATCAGGGGATTCCAAAATGGCATCTGTACCACTGTAGGAATCAGCTAATTTGCACAAATCTTTTTCGGATGGAGAGGAGCGCATGCCTGGAGGCGGCATTTTGAGCTTATGCTCAGGTTTCAGGGCACGTTTTTGCTTTTCCTCTCCTTCTTTCATTTCCTCGAATTTACTCTTTACACCAGACATTTTGGAAAGTGAGCTAGCCCCAATGTCATTCACTAAGTAGTCAACAACCTTGGCTAAATCGAGATCTTTGTCTTGCACTGACTGTGGTCTAACTGGGAGGGTAGGATCAAAAGGAGGTAGAGATTTGAGGACACTTTGCTGAGCTTCTTCTATTTCATCTTTAGAAAACTCTTCCCATTCATCCTCAGAAGCCTTGTCTTTAACAGTGCCTTTTGCCTCACTCAGAACATCCTTAGTCAGGATTTCACTAACTTTCACAAGATCTTCTTTAACTTTTTCAACAAGACTGAAAGGTTCCTCATCATCTATTTTGGGTTCCTTAGAAGCCTGAGACTGATAGCTTTTAGCTACTGAAGCCGAATCAGTTTGCAAAATGGCAGTCATTTTAATCAGATCCTCTTTCATGTCTGCCACATCCCTCAAAATCTCCTGACTGGACGAGAGCTGTGCGGCAGTGGCTGCTTTAAATGCTGCGGAGGGAATGAAGAGTGCGGGTTTTGAGGGTTTAGATCTGGGAGTAGAGGatggtgtttgagtgtgtgtctgaGGTGGAATGGTTATTTTGTCTGGTACTCTCCTTTCTTGGGGCTCAGGTAGAACATTCACTAGGGAGAACACTGGAACCGTCATTGAACATGTTACAGGTGTGCTGGTGGAAGCTGGGGATCTAAGAGATGCATAAACTGAACTGGACACATTTGACCTTAAAGGAGATGACTTGGATTTTAGTGTTTCATAGCTTGGCGTCGTGCTGGCAATAAGAGTTTTTTCAGCCTCGCTGAAGGCTGTGCAAGCACTCGCTGCAGCTGCTTGTGAAGCTTGTATCCTCTCTTGCAAACTGCAAGTTCCTCCTGAGAATAGGCGGGACGACACAGAAGAGGAAGACGGGTATTTGATGGGTGAAACTGATCCATTGAGTAGTGCTGTTTCAGTGGGGACGACAGCAGGTTTTGCTGGTGATGACAGTGATGATAGAATTGTTCCCCTAGAAGCTGCAGCTCCATCTGCAGAGGTTCTGAGTGTTGACAGACTGGACAAGGATCTAATGGGGGATGCTACTGTGGTGGTTGAGGAAGCGAAGGTTGATTTGAACGATAACGCAGAAGTGTACAAATTTGCTGTTGATTTTGGAGATTCTGGTGGTGTCACTGAGGGGAAAGTTCTATCCAGTATGGATCCAGGTGATGACACCGAGATTGGTCTTGAAGATAATGAAGCTGCAAGTCCCTTTATTGACACAGGATCTGTACTGGTTTTAAGAGGTGAAGAAATGAGACCAGTTGAAACCGGAGCAGTGTATTGGGCTTGCTGAAGAACAGTCTTTATGGGAGATGAGATAGATCTGTATGTTCTAATGGGTGATGCTACATCAGTAACAGACTTAACAGGAGATACGTTTGTGGTTCCCAGGGTGGACTTGAGTGGAGAAGCTGAGGATATTGACCAGACTGACTTTAATGGCGAAGCAGATGGCGTGTTGGAAGGTGAGCTGGAGAGGGAACCCAGTCCACATTTTGTTTGCCCAGGGACGGTAATAGGAGCAGTCGACCATGCCTGGTAAGATCTTGTTGAAAAGACAGGTTTGTGAGGGTAACCAGCAGGCAGTGTTCTTGTTGTACTTCGTTCAACTGTTTCTTTAAACAGACAAATGAAAATCCaacacaaaatcaacaaaaaatggttgagaaacagagagaccaGAGGGAAAAAATTGGTCAGTGGTGCTCGTATCATAGAAGAAGGAAAAGCAATGCTTTCATGGTGGTGTGAAATGGGTTGGATGATGAAGAAGGAtccaaaagaaatgtaaaaagaaGCCCAACAAAAAACTGTGATCCATGGTCCACAAAAATGATACGCAAAATATAAACGGAAGTCCCACAAAGCACATACAGAAACATAAGGACTGAGGCAATGACCAACAAAAACGCAAAATGGCAAGACAAATGCAGAGAACCCAGAGTAAAACAAATTCTCTTTTGACTTTAGATGTGCTATATTCCCCTGTCACTGGCTACCTTGATTTTACTAACGTGCCTTTTATCTGTTTGGTCTGAAAAAACATGTTCATCCCAAAATTTGGATATTCTGACAAAACAGTAAAAGTAAGGACTACAAAACAAAAATACCCTAGTTCCTTTGCTACAGCAACCCGTATTATGGCAAAAGCAGGCTAAGTGCTACATCTTAGGTCCATAATAACTCATCATGCAGGACTGAGTATTCTCGGTGACAGGCATTTCAATGCAAACTGTGAAAGCACCTGAGAAAAGTTTTCTTTGTGAATCTCCATGCATTTCTTtccaaaaaataaatcaaaactcGGCACAATCACAAAGCCAAAAGGAGCAAGACTAGTTGTAAAAGAAGGATAAGAAAGGAGGGGGGACTTTACTTTGATGTCATATTGCACTGTGCATTAATTAGTCAATCAAAGTAAAATTTTATGGATATTGTAGTTGAGTTGTTCTCTTgtcagtgggggggggggggaatggaCAGAGATATTAAACAATATCTAACAAAGTGAGCAGGCACAGCACAGCAACTACATAAACCATGCAAAAGTAAATTGTACAAAATCAAGCATGAGGACTTTGTTATGCATGGTAAAAATGTGCAGATAACATTtgtttatatttcagtttatagATAGTCAATGTGGGTCACGTAGTAAATTGTTGTTATGTTGAAACACTACTAAGAATGTTAGTAAAATATCACACTCACTCATTCCAGGCTCGGTCAGATAGCTGTAGCGCTTACGTAAGGCTAGAGATGCAAAGGTATGACGTCGTTCTGGCTTTTCAGtctgcaacaacaacaacacaaagtCCTATCAGTACCCC
This genomic stretch from Astyanax mexicanus isolate ESR-SI-001 chromosome 15, AstMex3_surface, whole genome shotgun sequence harbors:
- the ank3b gene encoding ankyrin-3 isoform X19 gives rise to the protein MAHAASQLKKKADLDLNAAEEEKEKERKRKSRKRSREVKKKTDSNASYLRAARSGNLEKALDYLKSGVDINICNQNGLNALHLASKEGHVEVVTQLIKMGATVDAATKKGNTALHIASLAGQSDVVKELVTNGANVNAQSQNGFTPLYMAAQENHLDVVRYLLDNGSSQSIATEDGFTPLAVALQQGHDQVVSLLLENDTKGKVRLPALHIAARKDDTKAAALLLQNDHNADVESKMMVNRTTESGFTPLHIAAHYGNINVATLLLNRGAAVDFKARNDITPLHVASKRGNSNMVKLLLERGARIDAKTKDGLTPLHCGARSGHEQVVEMLLDRGAPILSKTKNGLSPLHMATQGDHLNCVQLLLHHEVPVDDVTNDYLTALHVAAHCGHYKVAKVIVDKKANPNAKALNGFTPLHIACKKNRIKVMELLLKHGASIQAVTESGLTPIHVAAFMGHENIVTQLMNHGASPNTTNVRGETALHMAARAGQTEVVKYLVQNGAYVDAKSKDDQTPLHISSRLGKPEIIQQLLQHGACPDSTTTSGYTPLHLAAREGHKDVASILLDQGASLGITTKKGFTPLHVAAKYGKIEVANLLLQKRAPPDASGKNGYTPLHIAAKKNQMEIATTLLEYGADTNAITRQGISPLHLASQEGNVDMVTLLMARDATISLCNKSGLTPLHLAAQEDRVNVAEVLVNHGATVDPETKMGYTPLHVACHYGNVKMVHFLLKNQAKVNAKTKNGYTPLHQAAQQGHTHIINLLLQHGAAPNELTVNGNTALSIARRLGYISVVDTLRVVTEETLTTLTVTEKHKMNVPETMNEVLDMSDDEGEDAMTGDTDKYLGPQDLRELGDDSLPQEGYVGFSIGARTASLRSFSSDRSNTLNRSSFTRDSMMIEEILAPTKDTSVCKEMPFVVEPQNKHLAAAKDFDADSLRRYSWTGDTLDNVNLVSSPIHSGVSSPLPQYDSRFLVSFMVDARGGSMRGSRHNGMRIIIPPRKCTAPTRITCRLVKRHKLASPPPMVEGEGLASRLVEVGPAGAHFLGPVIVEIPHFGSMRGKERELIILRSENGETWKEHQYDCRTEALNELLNGMDEELESLEELEKKRICRIITKDFPQYFAVVSRIKQESNQMGPEGGVLSSMTVPHVQASFPEGALTKKIRVGLQAQPVPDETVKKILGNRATFSPIVTVEPRRRKFHKPITMTIPVPPLSGEGVTNGYKGDSTPCLRLLCSITGGTSPAQWEDITGTTPLTFVNDCVSFTTNVSARFWLADCHQIPDTVGLATQLYRELICVPYMAKFVVFAKMNDPVESNLRCFCMTDDKVDKTLEQQENFEEVARSKDIEVLEGKPIYVDCYGNLTPLTKAGQQLLLNFYAFKENRLPFCVKIRDNSQEPCGRLSFLRELKTSKGIPQTAVCNLNITLPALKKDMDSDADEETEKPERRHTFASLALRKRYSYLTEPGMKTVERSTTRTLPAGYPHKPVFSTRSYQAWSTAPITVPGQTKCGLGSLSSSPSNTPSASPLKSVWSISSASPLKSTLGTTNVSPVKSVTDVASPIRTYRSISSPIKTVLQQAQYTAPVSTGLISSPLKTSTDPVSIKGLAASLSSRPISVSSPGSILDRTFPSVTPPESPKSTANLYTSALSFKSTFASSTTTVASPIRSLSSLSTLRTSADGAAASRGTILSSLSSPAKPAVVPTETALLNGSVSPIKYPSSSSVSSRLFSGGTCSLQERIQASQAAAASACTAFSEAEKTLIASTTPSYETLKSKSSPLRSNVSSSVYASLRSPASTSTPVTCSMTVPVFSLVNVLPEPQERRVPDKITIPPQTHTQTPSSTPRSKPSKPALFIPSAAFKAATAAQLSSSQEILRDVADMKEDLIKMTAILQTDSASVAKSYQSQASKEPKIDDEEPFSLVEKVKEDLVKVSEILTKDVLSEAKGTVKDKASEDEWEEFSKDEIEEAQQSVLKSLPPFDPTLPVRPQSVQDKDLDLAKVVDYLVNDIGASSLSKMSGVKSKFEEMKEGEEKQKRALKPEHKLKMPPPGMRSSPSEKDLCKLADSYSGTDAILESPDDFSHEQDKSPLSDSGFETRSEKTPSAPQSAESTGPKPLFTDVPIPPVITETRTEVVRVIRSYEHPEEACEPLMEEAAAAALNSPACIEPETIAGSIKDKVKTFQIKVSSDEDSLVSKSMRLKEETHITTTTRMVYHKPQLKDAGSDRIEETMSVRDIMKAFQSGRDPSKELAGLFEHKAGQDSIKGDELTPRFLEKDTKPKVERIIEVHIEKGNTTDPTEVIIRETKKHPDYVCKGSRGLKELSDRVEGDYEALQEEEELAEETLPSFLETSRVNTPLSQEEDSRPSSAQLIADDSYKAFKLLTQHSIEYHDDELSELRGESYRFAEKMLLSEKLDVSHSDTEDPVAHQGHEVTPEMQGAEGYYGEKSPGARKEQTYRSARDSSEKSGKFTQKDDQYDKLTVLHYTTEPGSPKHAVWMRFTQDRQDRNREKLIYEDRVDRTVKEAEEKLSEVSQFFRDKTEKLNDELQSPEKKPPMRESRETRSGPSSVCSSPEKTKQKSELSSEEWSKGRHKMFGSMNERKSASLPSSPERSVQTRLNEDQSKQEKQGETSPPVPVKPSKVSSVRLKFEAEAQKQSKSSPTEQSKQPVKKFQESKLPVYQLFTGSKTSKTDSSEEEKTLKKVAESEKSKLTIGQGLYGSKCGSASSKELNDKVLEGSGTISSSTSKKRAQYEQVAKSFESDTTEKLAEAKEKQIRGSLKDLSSPVVQSASSADNKGQHLKSPVKEVKSGLAIRKDHADSDDSQTKSLKKKIESHIPVRSPTGPSETDQAKKSKQDTIAKQSEKSTSHIPTLSKTRVQGRSELSKGDVAARKSQDSLEGSTSKDLSSSSLSPVEKVSTVTTRESFKGLKTLPVYVSVQVGKQGEKDSPGGQNGSVKKIVTSESRTIYAVKQRQPTSPQGSPDDDTLEQISFLDSSGKSPMTPETPSSEEVSYDLTSRTPDSFMPFIPGIASPIAEVSEESEDSEQGKASSFKELQPEKIIVPEPPNGSQDTGQAGKDKRVAYIEFPPPPPLDSDSSQPEKKGSSPSSEAETDMMEVNLQEEHDKHLLAEPIIRVQPPSPVPPGANDSDSSDDESIFQPIPVKKYTFKLDEQKQEENETKPKKNDKNGNHKEPNGTNGNGKAEDYDYEQNGNDQSITDCSIATTAEFSHDTDATEIDSLDGYDFQDEDDGLNDLSDVKPFGFPTENRKDIWASESMLRPSDRSFSQSKLEVIEEEAPMEECQKAKTKSDSSVKKSDNGNGNESDKKQSRQEGLPDTYFSYKLDEEFNTPFKTVATKGLDFDPWSSKGGDDEVVDARIKDDEPKPFGLAVDDKSQTTTPDTTPARTPTDESTPTSEPNPFPFHEGKMFEMTRSGAIDMSKRDFVEERLQFFQIGPQSPCERTDLRMAIVADHLGLSWTELAREMDFSVDEINHIRVENPNSLTTQSFMLLKKWVNRDGKNATTDVLTAALTKINRMDIVTLLEGPIFDYGNISGTRCFADDNAVFRDQTDGYHSIDLELQSPTELNYEPPTPLRQDDFFSEDGSVVSPGRSPIRPSELSLPATSMDAASSSNATPPTVVAEDTHLGGRESCSREEDMAVGSESMAFLGAQESEEAFKDSEVFTQPAVPQPEVCEPREGESGWSGFDEGEEELTQEKLKSLLEDIKREEGFEDVEITDERVQEILSQVEQAEKELSSSFTGLQSELASTEKETSVSGQGLRTDAQKESSQKPTSSSPELQAEKQNGEHPQHQAQAGSLPEDQEPTTKLKSKVAKDSGKEEVSREAAVDSTKEESTAEPKAQQGAHKDNDSSSDGEHTVTTRVYRRRVILKGDQAKNIPGESVTEEQFTDEDGNVVTRKVIRKVVRRVAGTEEKSGKKKRSRRSRQASRAEEEEEGPSREHPEVGEGAKGKKKEGRQKEKKGQS